From Enterococcus mundtii, the proteins below share one genomic window:
- the rnr gene encoding ribonuclease R: MTKETLKEKIIFFIESSRKKSFSMEEIAEGLGFQKSEDFKLLVQTIAQMEREQSIVFTKKGKIKLPLQPILIEGTFRANERGFGFVTIDPEEDDVYIPKEATGYAMDGDTVAIDIVKTADAFSDRGAEGKVVEIRQRATTQIAGEFIAYTEDEMAETDLYGVVIPKDKKMNQFKVYAAAEGVRPVDGSIVLIELTHYPEKSYATSLEGIIKQVIGHKNDPGMDILSIVVANGIPTKFPDDVLSEADAVPDSISDKDLIGRRDLRDQLIVTIDGEDAKDLDDAVTVRKLDNGNYFLGVHIADVSYYVTEGSQLDREAYERGTSVYLTDRVIPMIPQRLSNGICSLNPKVPRLTMSCEMEIDPTGKIISHEIFPSVIQTTERMTYTAVNQILEEQDEETMARYDSLVPMFQAMGELHEILETMRIRRGAISFEDREAKIMVDPEGHPQDILLRSRGVGERLIESFMLAANETVAEHYSRANFPFIYRIHEQPKEEKMQRFFDFASALGILVKGTKGTITPKDLQKVIEDVEEKPESAVINTMLLRSMQQARYSEDNFGHYGLAAEYYTHFTSPIRRYPDLIVHRLIRSYGQDPSESNQTHWENALPDIADHSSKMERRAVETEREVDSMKKAEFMMDKVGEEFDGIISSVVKFGLFIELPNTVEGLIHINELKQDYFHYIENHLALVGERTGLTFKIGQKVRVKVVKADPTERAVDFELVSAEELAPLEAPKGRRKEANRGSSKHSNGRQTDKKKRPKKADSKYGPKKENGKKGKKPFYKGVTKKKKKK; encoded by the coding sequence AATCATTTTTTTTATTGAAAGCAGTCGTAAGAAAAGTTTTTCGATGGAAGAAATCGCTGAAGGTCTTGGCTTTCAAAAAAGCGAAGATTTTAAATTACTAGTGCAAACTATCGCACAGATGGAAAGAGAACAAAGTATCGTATTTACCAAAAAAGGAAAAATCAAACTGCCACTTCAACCCATTTTGATTGAAGGAACGTTCCGCGCAAATGAGCGAGGATTTGGGTTTGTCACAATCGATCCTGAAGAAGATGATGTGTATATCCCCAAAGAAGCGACTGGCTATGCGATGGACGGGGATACTGTTGCAATCGATATCGTCAAAACGGCGGATGCCTTTTCGGATCGTGGAGCCGAAGGAAAGGTCGTTGAGATTCGTCAACGCGCAACCACACAAATTGCCGGAGAGTTCATCGCCTATACAGAAGATGAAATGGCAGAAACGGATCTTTATGGAGTAGTCATTCCAAAAGATAAAAAAATGAATCAATTCAAAGTGTACGCCGCAGCAGAAGGCGTTCGTCCAGTAGACGGAAGTATCGTGTTGATCGAGTTGACCCATTATCCAGAAAAAAGCTATGCAACGAGTTTAGAAGGAATCATCAAACAAGTCATTGGTCATAAGAATGATCCTGGCATGGATATTTTATCGATTGTCGTAGCCAATGGGATACCGACCAAGTTTCCGGATGATGTATTAAGCGAAGCAGATGCTGTACCGGATAGTATCAGCGACAAAGATTTGATTGGTCGCAGGGATCTACGTGACCAGTTGATCGTGACGATCGATGGCGAAGATGCCAAAGATTTAGATGATGCAGTCACAGTTAGAAAGTTAGATAATGGAAATTACTTTTTAGGCGTCCACATTGCCGATGTTTCATACTATGTGACAGAAGGTAGCCAATTAGATCGTGAAGCCTATGAGCGGGGAACAAGTGTGTATTTGACTGATCGTGTGATTCCGATGATCCCGCAACGTTTATCAAATGGGATTTGTTCGTTGAATCCTAAAGTTCCGCGGTTAACAATGAGTTGTGAAATGGAGATCGACCCAACAGGGAAAATCATTTCTCATGAGATTTTTCCAAGTGTGATCCAAACAACAGAGCGAATGACTTACACAGCAGTCAATCAGATCTTAGAAGAGCAAGATGAAGAAACTATGGCTCGCTATGACTCATTGGTTCCTATGTTTCAAGCGATGGGTGAGTTGCATGAGATCTTAGAGACGATGCGTATTCGTCGTGGTGCAATCTCTTTTGAAGATCGTGAAGCCAAAATCATGGTTGATCCAGAAGGTCACCCTCAAGATATCCTCTTGCGGAGTCGTGGTGTAGGAGAACGTTTGATCGAATCCTTTATGTTGGCAGCCAATGAAACGGTGGCAGAACATTATTCACGTGCGAATTTCCCTTTTATTTATCGTATCCATGAGCAACCAAAAGAAGAGAAAATGCAACGCTTCTTTGATTTTGCATCTGCTTTAGGGATTTTAGTCAAAGGAACGAAGGGCACGATCACACCTAAGGACTTACAAAAAGTGATCGAAGATGTTGAAGAAAAACCGGAGTCAGCAGTGATCAATACCATGTTGTTAAGAAGTATGCAACAAGCGCGTTATTCTGAGGATAATTTTGGCCATTACGGATTAGCAGCAGAGTACTATACACATTTCACGTCACCGATCCGTCGTTATCCAGACTTGATCGTGCATCGTTTAATTCGTTCATATGGTCAAGATCCAAGTGAAAGCAATCAGACGCATTGGGAAAATGCACTGCCTGATATTGCCGATCATAGCTCGAAAATGGAGCGACGTGCAGTTGAAACAGAACGTGAAGTGGACTCAATGAAGAAAGCCGAGTTTATGATGGATAAAGTGGGAGAAGAATTTGATGGGATCATCAGCTCTGTGGTGAAATTCGGGTTATTCATCGAACTGCCAAATACAGTAGAAGGTTTGATCCATATCAATGAATTGAAACAAGATTACTTCCACTACATTGAAAACCATCTAGCGCTCGTTGGTGAGCGGACAGGATTAACATTCAAGATCGGACAAAAAGTACGAGTGAAAGTAGTCAAGGCTGATCCTACTGAGCGAGCAGTTGATTTCGAATTAGTCTCCGCAGAGGAATTGGCACCGCTGGAAGCGCCAAAAGGAAGAAGAAAAGAAGCA